A window of Marinobacter salarius contains these coding sequences:
- the def gene encoding peptide deformylase, with product MILDILEYPDPRLRTLAKPVDEVTDETRKLIDDMFETMYDAPGIGLAATQVNVHKQIIVMDLSEDKSEPRVFINPEVEVLDGELEDMQEGCLSVPGFYEDVSRIEHCMIRAVGRDGKPFELEARGLLAVCIQHEMDHLNGKLFVDYLSSLKRTRIRKKLEKLHKKSA from the coding sequence ATGATATTAGATATTCTCGAATACCCGGACCCCCGCTTGCGCACCCTTGCCAAGCCCGTGGACGAGGTGACAGACGAGACCCGCAAGCTGATCGACGACATGTTCGAGACCATGTACGATGCGCCCGGCATTGGCCTGGCCGCCACCCAGGTCAACGTGCACAAGCAGATTATCGTCATGGATCTGTCCGAAGACAAAAGTGAACCGCGGGTATTCATCAACCCGGAAGTGGAAGTGCTTGATGGTGAGCTTGAAGACATGCAGGAAGGCTGCCTGTCGGTGCCGGGTTTCTACGAAGACGTATCCCGTATTGAACACTGCATGATCAGGGCCGTTGGCCGTGATGGCAAACCGTTCGAGTTGGAAGCCCGTGGCCTGTTGGCGGTATGTATCCAGCATGAAATGGATCACCTCAACGGCAAGCTGTTTGTGGACTACCTGAGTTCGCTGAAGCGCACTCGTATTCGCAAGAAACTGGAAAAGCTTCACAAGAAAAGCGCCTGA
- the glyQ gene encoding glycine--tRNA ligase subunit alpha, with the protein MTDKATSANTPDIKTFQGLILALQNFWAQHGCVVLQPLDMEVGAGTFHPATFLRSIGPETWNAAYVQPSRRPTDGRYGENPNRLQHYYQFQVVLKPSPDNIQELYLDSLKALGLDPLVHDIRFVEDNWESPTLGAWGLGWEIWLNGMEVTQFTYFQQVGGLECYPVTGELTYGLERIAMYLQGVDSVYDLVWTEGPDGVVTYGDVFHQQEVEMSTYNFEHADTEFLFHSFDVHERESARLIEAGLALPAYEQVLKASHTFNLLDARHAISVTERQRFILRVRTLARAVAQAYFDSRRKLGFPLAPDALRKEVLAATEAAAEKANGKKGKKARKAQQEQGNA; encoded by the coding sequence GTGACAGACAAGGCAACTTCCGCAAACACGCCGGACATCAAAACCTTCCAGGGCCTGATCCTCGCCCTGCAGAACTTCTGGGCGCAGCACGGCTGCGTAGTCCTCCAGCCCCTGGACATGGAAGTGGGTGCCGGCACATTCCACCCGGCCACCTTCCTGCGCTCCATCGGTCCGGAAACCTGGAACGCCGCCTACGTTCAGCCCAGCCGACGCCCCACCGATGGCCGCTACGGTGAGAACCCCAACCGCCTGCAACACTACTACCAGTTCCAGGTGGTGCTGAAACCGTCCCCGGACAACATTCAGGAACTGTACCTGGATTCCCTGAAGGCTCTTGGGCTGGACCCACTGGTACACGATATCCGTTTTGTTGAGGACAACTGGGAATCACCCACCCTCGGCGCCTGGGGCCTGGGTTGGGAAATCTGGCTGAACGGCATGGAAGTAACCCAGTTCACCTACTTCCAGCAGGTGGGTGGCCTGGAATGCTATCCGGTCACCGGCGAGCTCACCTACGGGCTTGAGCGCATTGCCATGTACCTGCAGGGTGTGGACAGCGTCTACGACCTGGTGTGGACCGAAGGCCCGGATGGTGTGGTCACCTACGGCGACGTGTTCCATCAGCAGGAGGTGGAGATGTCCACCTACAACTTCGAGCACGCCGACACCGAGTTCCTGTTTCACAGCTTCGATGTGCACGAACGCGAGAGCGCGCGCCTGATCGAAGCCGGCCTGGCATTGCCCGCCTATGAGCAGGTGCTCAAGGCTTCACACACTTTCAATCTGCTTGACGCCCGCCACGCCATCTCCGTGACCGAGCGTCAACGTTTTATCCTGCGGGTTCGCACCCTGGCCCGGGCCGTTGCCCAGGCGTATTTCGACAGCCGCCGCAAGCTTGGCTTCCCGCTGGCACCGGATGCCCTGCGCAAAGAGGTACTGGCAGCGACCGAGGCCGCCGCCGAAAAGGCGAACGGCAAGAAGGGTAAGAAAGCGAGAAAAGCTCAGCAGGAACAGGGGAACGCATAA
- the fmt gene encoding methionyl-tRNA formyltransferase — MRLVFAGTPEFAATALKALLTTHHQVVGVYSQPDRPAGRGRKLTPSPVKQVAVEAGIPVFQPESLKSAEAQEQLRSLNADVMIVAAYGLILPQAVLDLPRHGCLNIHASLLPRWRGAAPIQRAIAAGDRETGITIMQMDAGLDTGAMLLKAITPIEDADTGGSLHDRLAGLGGEAIVKSLEQLEKGELQGEIQDEARACYARKLSKEEGHIDWTRDAPAISRLIRAFNPWPGTYTDLEDLRIRIHQAEILDDTSDKHPGTVIRRDREGIDIACGLESLRITRLQLSGSRPQSVNDLINGGKDILMPGQELN, encoded by the coding sequence GTGCGACTTGTTTTTGCCGGCACCCCTGAATTCGCAGCCACCGCGCTGAAGGCACTGCTCACGACACATCATCAGGTGGTTGGCGTTTACTCCCAACCCGACCGGCCCGCTGGCCGTGGTCGCAAACTGACACCCAGCCCGGTCAAACAGGTTGCGGTTGAGGCGGGCATTCCCGTGTTCCAACCAGAGTCCCTGAAATCGGCCGAAGCGCAGGAACAGCTCCGCAGCCTTAACGCAGACGTGATGATCGTCGCTGCCTACGGCCTGATTCTGCCGCAGGCGGTGCTGGACCTCCCTCGTCACGGCTGCCTGAACATCCATGCCTCGTTGCTGCCTCGCTGGCGCGGTGCCGCGCCTATTCAGCGCGCAATTGCCGCGGGTGACCGCGAAACCGGTATTACCATCATGCAGATGGACGCTGGCCTGGACACCGGCGCAATGCTGCTGAAAGCCATTACGCCGATCGAAGACGCCGATACCGGCGGCAGCCTTCACGACCGTCTGGCGGGCCTGGGTGGCGAAGCCATCGTCAAGTCGCTGGAGCAGCTTGAGAAAGGCGAGCTGCAGGGCGAAATCCAGGACGAGGCCCGGGCCTGCTATGCCCGTAAGCTCAGCAAGGAAGAAGGGCATATCGACTGGACCCGGGACGCCCCCGCCATCAGCCGGCTGATTCGTGCCTTTAATCCCTGGCCGGGCACCTACACCGACCTGGAGGATCTGCGCATCCGCATTCATCAGGCAGAGATTCTGGACGACACCAGCGACAAACATCCCGGCACGGTGATTCGCCGCGACCGCGAGGGCATCGACATTGCCTGCGGCCTGGAATCCCTGAGGATCACCCGTTTGCAGTTGTCCGGCTCGCGGCCACAATCGGTGAACGACCTGATCAACGGCGGCAAGGACATACTGATGCCCGGCCAGGAGCTGAACTGA
- the rsmB gene encoding 16S rRNA (cytosine(967)-C(5))-methyltransferase RsmB, translating to MSQQGQPLRAVAARVLQSVENGQSLSQCLPHAMGDVADNERPPLQALCYGTCRWFHRLDGELQARLKKPLRKSDRVVHHLMLVALFQLRFSQQATYAILNETVEACRALDKPHLTGLVNGVLRAAEREGEPPIADEIGRFSHPPWMLEKLRHNWPHDWQAILEANNTQAPMTLRVNALRFSRDDYLRLLSDAGIDANATLFAPHGIQLAAPVPVDLLPWFSEGAVSVQDEAAQLCTTLMDLAPGQRVLDACAAPGGKTCAILESCGQLEEVVAIDESADRLPRVQENLERLDLVATLKQADAADIDQWWDRKPFDRILLDVPCSATGVIRRHPDIKLLRRESDIVPLASIQLSLLESMWQVLAPGGRLVYATCSVFPQENHRIIRRFLKQQDDAALVEPDVLWGRDMETGRQMLPVPESHDGFFYAVLEKPEP from the coding sequence ATGAGCCAACAGGGCCAGCCACTGCGGGCGGTTGCTGCCCGAGTGTTGCAATCCGTTGAGAACGGCCAGTCGCTGTCCCAATGCCTGCCCCACGCCATGGGTGATGTGGCAGACAACGAACGACCACCACTACAGGCACTGTGTTACGGCACCTGTCGCTGGTTTCACCGGCTCGATGGCGAGTTACAGGCGCGCCTGAAAAAACCGCTGCGCAAATCCGACCGGGTGGTCCACCACCTGATGCTGGTAGCGCTGTTCCAGCTTCGCTTCAGCCAGCAGGCCACCTACGCGATTCTGAATGAAACCGTGGAAGCCTGTCGCGCCCTCGACAAACCACATCTGACAGGGCTGGTGAACGGCGTTCTGCGGGCTGCGGAGCGGGAAGGGGAGCCGCCCATTGCCGACGAAATCGGTCGTTTCAGCCACCCTCCCTGGATGCTTGAAAAGCTGCGCCATAACTGGCCTCACGACTGGCAGGCCATTCTCGAAGCCAATAACACCCAGGCCCCCATGACCTTGCGGGTGAACGCCCTGCGCTTCAGCCGCGACGACTACCTGCGGTTGTTGTCCGATGCCGGTATCGATGCCAACGCAACCCTGTTTGCGCCCCACGGCATCCAACTGGCTGCTCCCGTGCCGGTGGACCTTCTTCCCTGGTTTTCCGAAGGCGCGGTCAGTGTGCAGGATGAAGCAGCCCAGCTCTGCACCACCCTGATGGACCTGGCGCCCGGTCAACGGGTGTTGGATGCCTGTGCCGCACCGGGAGGCAAAACCTGCGCTATCCTTGAAAGCTGTGGACAACTGGAAGAAGTGGTCGCTATCGACGAATCCGCTGATCGACTGCCACGGGTGCAGGAAAACCTGGAACGGCTGGACCTCGTGGCCACACTGAAGCAAGCCGATGCCGCAGATATTGACCAGTGGTGGGACCGGAAGCCGTTCGATCGCATCCTGCTGGACGTTCCCTGCAGCGCCACCGGCGTGATTCGCCGCCATCCGGACATCAAGTTGCTGCGCCGTGAATCAGACATTGTCCCGCTCGCCAGCATTCAGCTGAGTCTGCTGGAGTCGATGTGGCAAGTGCTCGCACCCGGAGGACGCCTGGTCTATGCCACCTGTTCGGTGTTTCCGCAGGAGAATCACCGTATAATTCGTCGATTCCTGAAACAGCAGGACGACGCTGCCCTGGTGGAGCCCGATGTCCTTTGGGGGCGCGATATGGAAACCGGCCGCCAGATGCTGCCTGTTCCCGAAAGCCACGATGGATTTTTCTACGCTGTGCTGGAGAAACCCGAACCATGA
- the trkA gene encoding Trk system potassium transporter TrkA, which yields MKILILGAGQVGGTLAENLANEANDITVIDSDSTRLRELQDRLDIRTVQGMASFPTVLRQAGAEDGDMVIAVTNSDEVNMVACQVSKLLYKTPTTICRVRANAYLAKPELFYQRDQKKDLDSLRGFPIDVLISPEHLVTKHITRLIEYPGALQVLEFSKGLVQLVAIRATEGGPLVGHELSYLRSHMPKIETRVAAIFRKDRAIMPQGDTVIEDGDEVFFIAASDHIRSVMSELQPLEKPYKRIFICGGGNIGQRLAHTLESRYQVKLLERDHERCVMLSENLRKTVVLEGNAANKDILLEENIENTDVFCAVTNDDEANIMASLLAKRLGARKVLTLINNPDYVDLIQGGDIDVAISPQQTTIGSLLTHIRRGDVVNVHSLRRGAAEAIEAIAHGDHRSSRVVGKRLDEINLPEGTTIGAIVRHSEVLIAHDHLRVQPDDHVILFLVDKSRIRDVEKLFQVGLTFF from the coding sequence ATGAAAATCCTGATTCTCGGTGCCGGCCAGGTGGGCGGGACCCTGGCAGAAAACCTCGCCAACGAAGCCAACGACATCACCGTGATCGACAGTGACAGTACCCGCCTGCGGGAGCTTCAGGATCGCCTGGATATTCGGACTGTCCAGGGCATGGCCTCCTTCCCCACGGTTCTGCGTCAGGCGGGCGCTGAAGATGGCGACATGGTCATCGCCGTGACCAACAGTGACGAGGTCAACATGGTGGCCTGCCAGGTCTCCAAGTTGCTCTACAAAACCCCGACCACCATCTGCCGGGTCAGGGCCAACGCCTACCTGGCAAAACCAGAACTGTTCTACCAGCGGGATCAGAAGAAGGATCTGGACAGCCTGCGGGGCTTCCCCATAGATGTTCTGATCAGCCCGGAGCACCTGGTCACCAAGCACATTACACGACTGATCGAATACCCCGGCGCGCTGCAGGTACTGGAATTTTCCAAGGGGCTTGTTCAGTTGGTCGCCATTCGGGCGACGGAAGGCGGCCCACTGGTTGGCCACGAATTGTCGTACCTGCGCAGCCATATGCCCAAAATCGAAACACGGGTCGCCGCCATTTTCAGGAAAGACCGGGCGATCATGCCTCAGGGGGATACGGTGATCGAAGACGGCGACGAGGTTTTCTTCATCGCCGCCTCCGACCATATTCGCTCGGTGATGAGCGAGTTGCAGCCACTGGAAAAACCCTACAAGCGCATCTTCATCTGTGGGGGTGGCAACATTGGCCAGCGCCTGGCCCATACTCTCGAATCCCGCTACCAGGTGAAACTTCTTGAACGGGACCACGAACGTTGCGTGATGCTGTCTGAGAACCTTCGCAAAACCGTGGTGCTGGAGGGCAATGCCGCCAACAAGGACATCCTGTTGGAAGAAAACATCGAGAATACCGATGTCTTCTGTGCGGTCACTAACGATGACGAAGCCAACATCATGGCGTCACTGCTGGCCAAACGTCTGGGTGCCCGCAAGGTACTGACGCTGATCAACAACCCGGACTACGTCGACCTGATCCAGGGCGGCGACATTGATGTCGCTATCTCGCCCCAGCAAACCACCATTGGCAGCCTGCTTACCCACATTCGCCGCGGGGACGTAGTAAACGTTCACTCACTCCGTAGGGGCGCAGCCGAAGCCATTGAGGCCATCGCCCATGGCGACCACCGGTCCTCCCGGGTAGTGGGTAAGCGGCTTGACGAGATCAACCTGCCGGAAGGCACCACCATCGGCGCCATCGTCCGCCACAGCGAAGTCCTTATCGCCCACGACCACCTGCGGGTACAGCCGGATGACCACGTTATCCTGTTCCTGGTAGACAAGTCGCGGATACGGGATGTAGAGAAACTGTTCCAGGTGGGACTGACGTTCTTCTAG
- the glyS gene encoding glycine--tRNA ligase subunit beta, which produces MAKQDFLVELGTEELPPKALKPLSDAFTRGITNGLEEAGIQFGKVEAFAAPRRLAVRVRYLEDAQPDKPVEKRGPAVKAAFDDSGNPTRALTGFATSLGVTPDQLDTMETDKGAWVVYRTIEKGRPTVELMPELVDQSLAALPIPKRMRWGAHRTEFVRPVHWAILLFGNKVIDTPIIGLTPGNKTRGHRFHCPKSLIVPTPGDYEVVLRQEGYVIADFAERREQIRDGVTAIAKKEAGGQAVIDEDLLDEVTALNEWPVPLIGRFEERFLEVPAEALISSMKEHQKYFHVVSADGRMLPLFITVANLESKDPQQVISGNEKVIRPRLSDAAFFYDTDRKTRLEDRIDRLKPIVFQDKLGSIYDKSVRVAALAKKIAGAIGSDPVLAERAAMLAKTDLVTEMVLEFTDLQGIMGQYYAANDGENEDVASALNEQYMPRFAGDDLPATLTGCAVAIADRIDSLVGLFGINQPPSGTRDPFGLRRASLGVLRIIIERELPLDLQTLCEWAVEEHNSITEPNVANTVVDYMLERFRAHYEEQGISAEVYLAVHARRPTRPLDFDRRVKAVEAFRQLPEALALAGANKRVSNILTKQGGDSIGESIDSELLQDKAEITLADQIRQQADKALPLFEKGDYATALSSLASLREPVDNFFDEVMVMADDEAVRNNRLAMLNLLRNLFLRVADISVLPTASGQ; this is translated from the coding sequence ATGGCAAAACAGGATTTTCTGGTCGAACTGGGCACTGAAGAGCTGCCTCCCAAGGCCCTCAAGCCACTGTCGGACGCGTTTACCCGTGGCATTACCAATGGCCTGGAAGAGGCCGGTATTCAGTTCGGCAAAGTGGAAGCGTTTGCCGCACCACGCCGGCTTGCCGTCAGGGTACGGTACCTGGAAGACGCTCAACCGGACAAACCGGTGGAAAAACGCGGCCCTGCCGTGAAAGCTGCGTTCGACGATTCCGGCAACCCCACCCGGGCACTGACCGGCTTCGCCACCTCCCTGGGCGTGACACCGGACCAGCTTGATACGATGGAAACCGACAAGGGTGCCTGGGTGGTCTATCGCACCATCGAGAAAGGCCGTCCCACCGTTGAACTGATGCCGGAACTGGTAGACCAGTCCCTGGCCGCACTGCCGATCCCAAAACGCATGCGCTGGGGCGCGCACAGAACCGAGTTCGTGCGCCCGGTGCACTGGGCCATCCTGCTGTTCGGCAACAAGGTGATCGACACCCCGATCATCGGGCTGACCCCGGGTAATAAAACCCGTGGCCACCGTTTCCACTGCCCGAAATCATTGATCGTGCCCACGCCCGGCGACTACGAAGTGGTGCTGCGCCAGGAAGGGTATGTGATCGCTGACTTCGCCGAACGCCGCGAGCAAATCCGCGACGGCGTCACCGCCATCGCCAAGAAAGAAGCAGGCGGCCAGGCGGTTATCGATGAAGACCTGCTGGATGAAGTCACCGCCCTCAACGAGTGGCCCGTGCCGCTTATCGGCCGTTTCGAGGAACGCTTCCTGGAAGTTCCCGCCGAGGCACTGATTTCCTCCATGAAGGAACACCAGAAGTACTTTCACGTGGTTTCCGCCGACGGCCGGATGCTGCCGCTGTTCATCACCGTTGCCAACCTGGAAAGCAAGGACCCGCAACAGGTCATTTCCGGCAACGAAAAGGTCATCCGCCCACGCCTGTCTGATGCGGCTTTCTTCTACGACACTGACCGCAAGACCCGGCTGGAAGACCGCATCGACCGGCTCAAGCCGATCGTGTTCCAGGACAAGCTGGGGAGCATTTACGACAAATCCGTGCGCGTTGCCGCATTGGCGAAGAAGATCGCCGGCGCCATTGGCAGCGATCCCGTTCTGGCTGAGCGCGCCGCCATGCTCGCCAAGACCGACCTGGTCACCGAGATGGTGCTGGAGTTCACTGACCTGCAGGGCATCATGGGCCAGTACTATGCTGCCAACGACGGCGAGAACGAAGACGTGGCCAGCGCCCTGAACGAGCAGTACATGCCCCGCTTTGCCGGTGACGACCTGCCCGCAACCCTGACGGGCTGCGCCGTGGCCATTGCCGACCGCATCGATTCCCTGGTGGGGCTGTTCGGCATTAACCAGCCACCGTCCGGTACCCGTGACCCGTTCGGGCTGCGTCGAGCCTCACTGGGCGTATTGCGCATCATCATCGAGCGAGAGCTGCCGCTGGACCTGCAAACCCTCTGCGAGTGGGCAGTAGAGGAACACAACAGCATCACCGAACCGAATGTGGCCAACACGGTGGTGGACTACATGCTCGAGCGTTTCCGCGCGCACTATGAAGAGCAGGGCATCAGTGCCGAAGTCTACCTCGCCGTGCACGCCCGCCGTCCAACACGCCCGCTGGACTTTGACCGCCGGGTGAAAGCCGTGGAAGCCTTCCGCCAGCTACCGGAAGCCCTGGCCCTGGCCGGCGCCAACAAACGGGTGTCCAACATCCTTACCAAGCAGGGTGGCGACAGCATTGGTGAAAGCATCGACAGTGAGTTGTTGCAGGACAAGGCGGAAATAACACTGGCCGACCAAATCCGCCAGCAAGCCGACAAGGCATTGCCACTGTTTGAAAAAGGCGATTACGCGACGGCCTTGAGCTCTCTCGCCAGCCTGCGGGAGCCGGTGGATAACTTCTTTGATGAAGTCATGGTGATGGCTGACGACGAGGCCGTGCGTAATAACCGCCTGGCCATGCTCAACCTGCTGCGTAACCTGTTCCTGCGGGTGGCGGATATCTCGGTATTACCCACTGCCAGTGGGCAGTGA